In the genome of Fervidobacterium nodosum Rt17-B1, the window AGTTAGTCTATGAAATCTCAAAAGCAAAAGATGAACCTCAATGGATGACAGAACATAGGCTTAAGTCATTTGAGATATTCGAAAAATGGCATGAGCCAGATTGGGGTGTCGAAAGAGACGAATTGGATTTGTCTAAGATAGTGCCTTATGTAAAACCCAACGCAAAAAAGACAACGTCTTGGGAAGAAGTGCCAAGTGAGATTAAAGAAGCGTTCGAAAGACTTGGTATCCCAGAAGCGGAAAGAAAATATCTTGCTGGCGTCGGTGCACAATTCGATTCTGAAATGATTTATAAAAATATAAAAGAGGAATTGAAAAAGTTAGGAGTTATATTCATAGATATCGAAACAGCTGTTAAGGAATATCCTGACCTTGTAAAAGAATATTTTATGAAGCTTGTTCCTCCAACCGATAACAAATACGCCGCGTTACATGGGGCACTTTGGAGCGGCGGTACGTTTTTGTACGTTCCAAAAGGTGTTAAAGTGCCTCTCCCGTTGCAATCTTACTTTTTGTTTGGAAACCCAGGTGGTGGACAATTTGAACATACGGTGATAATCGCGGACGAAGGAAGCGAAGTTACATATATCGAAGGTTGTACAGCACCTAAATACGATGTGGTGAATTTACACATTGGTACGGTCGAAGTGTACGTCAAGAAAGGTGCGAAGTTGAAGTATTTAACAATGCAAAACTGGAGTAAGAATATGTTCAACCTTGAAATAAAACGCGCGATAGCTTACGACGATGCTGTAATGACTTGGGTGTCTGGTTCGTTTGGAAGTTACAAAACAATGGTTTATCCAGCAACGATATTAAAAGGTGACAATTCCGTATCTGAAAATATCTCGATATCATTTGCCGGTCCCGGTCAACATATCGATACAGGTTCCAAGGTCATACACATAGGTAAGAACACGCGTTCAACAGTCGACGCAAGGAGTATAAGCATAGGCGGTGGTTGGTCGTTCTACCGTGGACTTTTGAAAATAATGGAAAACGCTAAAGGTTCTAAAGCCTCTGTAAGTTGTACCGGACTTATGATAGATAACAAGTCAAAAAGTGATACGGTACCTATCATAGAAGTGCATAATACTGATTCAGACATTGGCCACGAAGCAAAGATAGGTAGAATCAAAGACGAGCAGATATTCTATCTTATGAGCAGGGGCTTAAGCGAATTGGAAGCAAAGGGATTAATCGTTAAGGGGTTCATTCAACCAGTTGTCCAAGAATTGCCATTTGAATACGCTATAGAATTGAATAGACTCGTCGATATGGAAATAGAATCTTCAATTGGTTAATAGGTTAAAGTTTCGTAAATTAGGAGGCGCTTAATATGGAAAAAACATTGCGTTTGACACATCAAAACCTTAGAGCAATTGTACCTCAGAGGAAAACAATTGATATAAAAGATTACGAAGTGGACGATTTTAAACCCAGCGGAAATAATCTCTTAGACGAATGGCGCATAAAGAGATTTTCTGAATATTTAACATATAAATTTCCATTTTGGAAAAGGATAGTGTTAACTTGTAGTGATGAAAGAGTGTAATTGTGAAAGAATGCGATTGATATTGCCATTGTGCGTTTTCCAAAGATTCTTCACTACACAAAATCCTTGAATATATTTCGCTAAGTTCTTCGTATTCTTCAGCCCTCGCTTGAGTCGGAAAAAGTCTTTCAACAATGAAAACTTAGATTCACATTGATTGTTTTTACCGAGCGGTACCACTACGTGATTGATATTTCTGAACAACAGCTTTACTGCACTTTCATATGCACCAAGTCCATCAGTAATAAGTTCAATGTTTCTAGGTTTTGAATTACCAAAGAACTTCTCGAGCAATACTTTGACTTGTCCCATATCACGATACTTTGAGACATGCCAACAAAGAATTAAGTTAGTTTCGTGATCAACTAATAGCCAAACATAGTACTTTTGTTCTTTGAACACAAGAACAGTTTCATCAGCATGAACTGAGAAAACATTTTCGATGGTAAATGTTGGAAAAAGTACAGAGAATAAAGTACACAATTTAATAACCCATTTGTATATGGTGACATGAGATACTTTGATATTAAGAGAATGAGCAAGAGAGCGATAAGACATATTGTGTTTCATATACAAAACAAAAGCCTTTAAGACGAAAAAGATAGGGAAGCGGAAATATTTAAATTTCTCAGGAATAAGGGTGACTGGTTCGGGGAGGTTAAAAGGTACTCTATCTTTGGTACGACAAGCTCTACAACGGAAGACAACGAAAGAGCGACGGACTTTGTAAATTTGCATAGATTTACCACAAGAAGTGCATTTGGGATAAGGGAAAGGGAAGTTTTTGCGTTTTTGAGAATGGGAGAGTTTGAAAGAATGATGGCAGAGTTTGCAAAGGAATTGTTGGTTACCGTATTTGTCATGACCGTTTTTGTATAAGCTGGTGGAACCGCATTTTGGACAAGAGAGCGTTGAGTTGTTCATATCGGGATACCTCCTTTGTCGAGAGTTGGTTGGGGGGTGTCCCCTCTTTATAAGGATAATGCGGTTTTTGGAAAGTTTCAATACTTTTAGTTAACATTATCACTCACAAATAGGGGGCAGGTTTATGAAAAAATTTATGAAAGAGTTCTCGGATTTTTTAAAGCAGTATAATGTTATAGGTCTTGCCGTTGCTATAATCATCGGTGGAAAGTTAAATCAATTTGTCACATCTTTTGTAAACGACTTATTAATGCCAGCTATTTTCCAACCAGTTTTATCCAGCAACCAGTTTTATCCAGGTTGCGTTTGAGCAAAATTGAACAAATTAACTGGCACGGTATTTATTGGGGGAAAGTTGTTTCGGCTGGTATTGACTTTTTAATAGTTGCTTTCTTAGTATTTTTGCTTATAAAATCAATGAACAAAGCTGCTGAAAAAACAAAAGTAGCCGCTGAATTAGCTGCTAAGAAAGTGGAAAAAATTGAGGAAAAAATAAAGAAAGACTAATGTTTACAATTAAAAACAAAAGGCGACTTTATGTCGCCTTTTTGTTTTCTAACGTAATCAATCACCAAAGGATAAATGAAGCGTATCCAACGGTATAGGAATAATCCTGCGAAAATTCCGCACTTGTTGTGTGATAAACAAGCTCTACATTACTAAATAAACTCCTTACAACCGCGACAGGACCTGGTCCACACATCGTTATGTTGTGTTTCTTTATTCTCTCGTAAAGGCCCTCAATATCGCCTTCTAATATCTTTTCGATGGCCAATTTGTCTTTTTCTAACGTTATTTCGTG includes:
- the sufB gene encoding Fe-S cluster assembly protein SufB; amino-acid sequence: MSNLNELLYELKQKENFELKVNVPAALKLPAGLDRKLVYEISKAKDEPQWMTEHRLKSFEIFEKWHEPDWGVERDELDLSKIVPYVKPNAKKTTSWEEVPSEIKEAFERLGIPEAERKYLAGVGAQFDSEMIYKNIKEELKKLGVIFIDIETAVKEYPDLVKEYFMKLVPPTDNKYAALHGALWSGGTFLYVPKGVKVPLPLQSYFLFGNPGGGQFEHTVIIADEGSEVTYIEGCTAPKYDVVNLHIGTVEVYVKKGAKLKYLTMQNWSKNMFNLEIKRAIAYDDAVMTWVSGSFGSYKTMVYPATILKGDNSVSENISISFAGPGQHIDTGSKVIHIGKNTRSTVDARSISIGGGWSFYRGLLKIMENAKGSKASVSCTGLMIDNKSKSDTVPIIEVHNTDSDIGHEAKIGRIKDEQIFYLMSRGLSELEAKGLIVKGFIQPVVQELPFEYAIELNRLVDMEIESSIG
- a CDS encoding DDE-type integrase/transposase/recombinase translates to MNNSTLSCPKCGSTSLYKNGHDKYGNQQFLCKLCHHSFKLSHSQKRKNFPFPYPKCTSCGKSMQIYKVRRSFVVFRCRACRTKDRVPFNLPEPVTLIPEKFKYFRFPIFFVLKAFVLYMKHNMSYRSLAHSLNIKVSHVTIYKWVIKLCTLFSVLFPTFTIENVFSVHADETVLVFKEQKYYVWLLVDHETNLILCWHVSKYRDMGQVKVLLEKFFGNSKPRNIELITDGLGAYESAVKLLFRNINHVVVPLGKNNQCESKFSLLKDFFRLKRGLKNTKNLAKYIQGFCVVKNLWKTHNGNINRILSQLHSFITTS
- a CDS encoding MscL family protein — translated: MKKFMKEFSDFLKQYNVIGLAVAIIIGGKLNQFVTSFVNDLLMPAIFQPVLSSNQFYPGCV
- a CDS encoding MscL family protein, with protein sequence MSKIEQINWHGIYWGKVVSAGIDFLIVAFLVFLLIKSMNKAAEKTKVAAELAAKKVEKIEEKIKKD